The bacterium sequence CGGAGACCTCGCCGTCGTGCTGCTGCTCGTTGCGGTGCTGCTCGTCCGCCCGCGGGGGCTCGCCGGCGGGGTGTGAGATGAGACGCGGCGCGGGCGTCGTGGGGCTGCTCGGTGCGCTCGCGGCCGTGCCGTTTGTCACGCTGAGCGTGCCCGTGATCTTCCCCGCGCCGGTCAACGCCCCGGGGACGCTTCAGTTGCTGGCCCTGTGCCTCGTGTTCGGCGGCGTGGCCCTGAGCTACGCGCTTCTCTTCGGCTACACGGGGCTGCTCTCGTTCGGGCACGCGCTGTTCTTCGCGACCGGCGCGTATACGATCGACGTCGCGCTCTCCCGGTGGCAGTGGCCGCTCCTCCCGGCACTGGCGGTGACCGCGGTCGTGAGTCTGATCCTGCCGCTGATCCTCGGGGCGGTGGCCCTACGCGTGAGCGGGATCGCGTTCGCGATGGTGACGCTGGCCTTCGCGCAGGCCGGGTCCATCCTCGCGTTCAGCAATCCCGGGGGGTTGACCGGCGGGGAGGAGGGGCTGGGGCTCGTCGTGGACCGGCTGCCAGCGCGCCTCGTCGGCGTGGTCAACACCCGGTACCTGTACTGGGTCGCGCTTGGCTATCTGGTGGTCGCGTGTGTAGTGAGCTGGCGAGCGGTCACATCGAGACCCGGCCGAATCTGGCCGGCGATCCGGGAGAACGAGCTGCGGGTGGAAGTGCTGGGCGCGACCCCATATGGCTACAAGTTGCTGGCATTTGTGATCGGATGCTTCCTCGCCTCGCTGGGCGGCATCGTCTACGTGCTGCTCACCGGCGGCGCGTCTCCCGGCATTACCACGGCCAATCTCAGTCTGGCCCTGCTGCTCATGGTAGTGCTCGGCGGGACGGGGAGCCTCTGGGGCGCGGTGCTCGGCGGCGTCTTCTACGAGTATCTCGACTTCCGGCTGGTGGCGCTCGCGGGATCGCGAGCGATCCACGCGTTGCCCGGCTGGTTCAGCGTACCGCTTGGGCAGCCGTTGTTCATCCTGGGGATGCTCTTCATCCTCCTCGTGCTGTTCTTCCCGGGAGGGATCGCGGGCATCTCCGACCGCTACCGGGTCGCGCGCGCGCCGCACAGACGCATGCTCCGGAACGAGGAGGGGACGTCATGAGCACGGGGGCGGCGGCGCAGGAGCTCGACCTTGAGGTCGGCGGCGGCCGGCTGCACGCGATTCGGCGCGGCCCCGCGTCTGGCGAACCGGTGTTGTGCCTCCCCGGGCTCACCGCGAACGCACGCGGCTTCGACCTGATCGGCGACCGCCTCGCCGCCGAGGGGCTCCGCCCCGTGGCCTTGGATCTGCGCGGGCGAGGCCGAAGCGAGCTTACCGGGCCGGGCACGTACGGCTGGCCCGCCCACGCCCGTGACGTGCTTGACGCCGCGGATCGTTTGGGCGCGGCGCGGTTCGCGCTCGTGGGTTGGTCGATGGGCGCGTTCGTGGCGGTGCAGGCGGCGGCGCTTGCGCCCGGACGTATCACGCGCGCCGTGCTCGTCGACGCGTGCGGCCAACCCCCGGCCGACGCGATCCCGCTGATCCAGCGGGCGGTCGACCGGCTGGGGATCGTGCACCTCTCCGTGGAACGCTATCTGGACCTGCTGCGCGGCCTCGGGACGATCACGCCCTGGCATCCGCTCTGGGACGCGTACTTTCGGTACGAGCTGGTGGAGACGGCGGGCGGCGTCCGGGCCAGGACCAGCCGGGAGGCGGTGCTCGAGGACTTGGCCTACGGCGAGCGGCACGATCCCCGGGCGCTGTGGCCGGCGCTCACGATGCCCGTGTTGCTGCTCCTGGCGTTGCGCCCGCTCATCCCGGGCGGTCCCGGGATCGTGGCCGCGGAGGACCGCGAGCGCTTCGTTCGGGAGGTGTCCGGGGCCCGCGTCGTCGCGGTCGACGCCAATCACTACGGCATCGCGACCCATCCCGCGACCGCAGACGCGATCGCGGCGTTCCTGAGGGGACGTTCGATGTGAGGAGGCGACGTGATGGAGCGGAGCGTGCTCGTGGCGATCGGCGGACACGCGCTCATCCGGGACGGGCAGCGCGGCACGATCGCCGAACAGGCGGAGAACGTGCGTGACGCGGCACATCCCATCGCGGCGCTCGTCGCCGAGGGTTGGCGGGTCGTCGTCACGCACGGCAATGGGCCGCAGGTGGGTCCAACGGGGGCTGGCCCGGCTGACGGTCTCGGAGGCCCGCCGGTACCTCGACGCGGGGGAGTTTCCGCCGGGGCGCATGGGCCCCAAGATCGAGGCGGCGATCATGTTCCTGGAACGCGGCGGCGGCGAAGTGCTGATCACCTCGCCGTACCGGCTGGCGGAGGCGGTGGCCGGGCGCACCGGCACCCGGATCGTGCCCCCGACGCGCCGCGGTGATCGACGCGCGCGGTCCTACGTCATCTTGCGCAGACGGGGATCCAGCACGTCCCGGATGCCGTCGCCGACCAGGTTGAACCCCAACACGAGGGCGAGGATCGCGATCGCCGGAGACGTCGCGATCCACCACTGTTCCATCAGGAAACGCCGGCCTTCGGAGACCATGAGCCCCCACTCCGGCGTCGGTGGCTGCGCGCCGAATCCGATGAACGAGAGCCCGGCGGCAATCAGGATGATGTTGCCGACGTCCAGCGTCGCCTGGACCAGCAGCGGCGCGATCGCGTTGGGGATGAGGTGGCGGAAGATGATCTTCACGTCCGTCGCCCCTTCCGCCCGCGCCGCCTCGACGTAGTCGCGCGATCGCAGGGACAACACCTGTGCGCGCGCGAGCCGCCCGTACGGCGGCCACGACGTGACCGCGATCGCGATCAGCGCGTTCGTCAGACTGGGCCCCAGGATCGCCGAGATCGCGAGCGCAAGCACGAGGCTCGGGAACGCGAGGAACATGTCCGTGACCCGCATCAGCGCCTCGTCCCACCAGGCGCCGCGCCACCCGGCGAGCGTGCCCGCCGCGGTGCCGAACGTGATCGCCGCCGTCACCACCGCGATGCCGGAGACGACGGAGATCCGCGCGCCGTAGACCACCCGGCTGTACACGTCCCGGCCGAGCGAGTCCGTGCCAAACGGGTGGTGCAGGGTCGGCGGCGCCAGCCGCTGGCTGAGGTCCTGCGCGATCGGACTCTGCAGGGCGAGCCACGGCGCGAGAAACGCGATCCCCGCGAACAACACGATGACCATCGTCCCCGAGAGCGTGAGCGGGCTCCGGCGCAGCATTCGCCAGACGGCCCGCGCCGGGCTCAGCTCGGCGGTCCCGCGCTCAGGTGTACCGGATCTGCGGATCGAGATAGGCGTAGAGGACATCGACCACCAGGTTGGCGATGGAGTAGATGATCGCGATCACGAGCGTGACACCGAGGACCGCCGGAATGTCGATGTTCGTGACCGAGTTCGTGGCGTACCGGCCGATCCCTGGCCAGGAGAAGATCGTCTCGGTCAGCACCGCGCCGGAGAGGAGATTCCCGTAGGTCAGCCCGATCACGGTGACGGTCGGCAGCAGCGCGTTGCGCAGTGCGTGGCGAAGGACCACGCGAAGCTCCACCACCCCTTTGGCCCGTGCGGTTCGCACGTAGTCCTGGCGCATGACCTCGAGCATGCTGCTTCGCGTCATGCGCGTGATAATGCCGGTCGAGGCGTAGCCGAGGACGAAGGCTGGCAGGACGAGGTGTCGCAGCGCGTCACCGAGCGCCGGCCAGTCGCCCGACAAGAGCGCGTCGACGGCCACCATTCCCGTGATCGCGGGGGGCGGGGAGGTGTAGAGGCTGAGTTGGCCGGGACCGGGCAACACCCCGAGGCGCGAGTAGAGCAGGCCGAGGAGCAGCAGCGCGACGTAAAAGACCGGGAGCGAAGCCCCTCCGAGCGCGAACACGCGCGCCACCTGGTCCGCCCAGCCGTCCTTGTGCAGCGCGGACACGATGCCGGTGGGGACCCCGATCAAGATGGCCACGAGCATCGCCGCCGAGGACAGCTCCGCGGTCGCGGGGAGGTATTGAGCTAGATCCTGGCTCACCGGCCGGCTGTTCATGATCGAGATGCCCAGGTTCCCGTGCAGCAATCCGCCCAGGTAGATCCCGAACTGCACGGGCAGCGGTCGGTCCAGGCCGAGCTGATGCCGGACCTGTTCCACCATCGCCGGTGGCGCGTGATCCCCCAGGTAGGCGACGACCGGGTCGGCGGGCACGACGTGGGACAAGAGAAACGTGATGATCGTGACGCCGAACAGGACAAACACCGTCAGGCCGGTGCGCCGCGCCAGGAATTGGGGAAAACTCATCGCGCGATGGGGCGGGGAGCCGCTTCTGGCTCCCCGCCCCCCAACCTATGCTACTGCTTCGTCATCGTCTGGAAATCGGGGCCGTTGACGGCGTCGAACACCATGTTGTGGATGCGCCCGGACACGCCGTACGAGATCATCGGCTGGTACAGGATTGCGAACGGGCCGTCTGTGGTCATCATGTCGTTGAGCCGCTTGTAGATCGCGCCCCGCTGCGGGGTGTTCTCCATGCTCCCCGCGTCGTCGGCGAGCTTCGCGGCCGGATCGCTGTAGTACTGCAGGCGCCACGCGAGCGACTTCTGGGTGTAGTCGGCGAACGGCTTCGCGAAGTCGTCCGGATCCGGATAGTCGACGAACCAGTTCACGAGCACCATCTGGGACTGCTGGCCGCGGTACGTCTTGTAGAGCTCGTCGGCGGCCACCTGGCGGATGTTGATCGTCACCCCGATCGCCGCGAGGTCGTTCTTGATCTTGGCAGCGAGGTCCGCCGCCGCGACGCCGCCCGCGGCGGTGCCGGTCGGCGCAAGGAGATCGGCCGTGAACCCGCTTCCAGCCCCGCCCTCCTGTAGGAGTGATTTGGCCTTTGCCACGTCACGATGGAACGGGATGTCCGGCGTGTACCCGAACAGCCCCTTGGGGATGACCCCTTGCAACGGCAGCCCGTTTCCGGCGAGGAGATCCTTCACGATCCCGTCGTAATCGATCGCCCACCGCACCGCCTGGCGCACCTGGGGTTTCTGCAGCGCCGGCACGTTCTTCACGTCCATCCCGAGATACTCCATGCCGAGGTCCGGAATCTGCGCCACGTAATACTTGGTCTCCTTGCGAAGCGCCGCGAGTTGGGGCGCGGACAGGTCGTGCGCGAGGTCCACGTCACCGCGGCCGAGCGCGTCGCGCTGCACGGTGTTCTCCGTGATGTTCGGCCACACGACGCGCTTGATGGACGGCGCGGGGCCCAGGTTGTAGTTGGGGTTTGCGACGATCTCGATCGCGACGAGGCGCTCCCACCGCGCGAGCTGGAACGGCCCGCTGCCCGCCGAGTGGTCGGTCAGCCAGCCGGCGCCCCAGTCGCCGTTCTGCACGTGCGCCTTGACCGTCTTGCTGTCCACGATGCCCGCAACGGCGTTGGCCATGATCGAGAGGAACGCGCCGGGACTGAAGGGCTTCGGCAGCGTGATGACCACCGTGTACGGATCGGTGGCCTTGACGTCCTGGTCCACATTCTTCGGGTCGAGCCCCATCTGCGTGATCAGCCACGATGCGGGGTCTTTCGGGATGTTGACGACGCGCTCGAACGTGTAGACGACGTCGTCGGCGGTGAGGAGGTTGCCGCTCGCGAATTTGACGCCGTGCCGCAGGTGGAACGTGTACGTTTGGCCGTCCTTGCTGACCTGATACGATTGGGCGAGTTGCGGTTTGACCTGAGTCAGGTTGCCCGTCGTGAACTGGACGAGGTTCGAGTAGACGTTGTGGACGGGAATGAGAAACTCGTAACCGACCTGCGGATCCAGCGAGACAACGCTGGTGATGTCTTGGGCGATTACGACGGTTTGCTGCGGACCGTACGCCGGGGCCGATCGCCCCGGAGCCACGGCCCAGACACCCATCAGGAAGATGGCTAACCCGATTGCCACACCACGCCGCACGGGTAATCCCTCCTTGACGTGCTCAGACGTTTCGCACACGTAACCCGCGTAGTTGGACGTGAGTGTTCGGCAAAAGGCTGACGGGCCCTGCCGGACGCGGCGGGGCCGTTACATGGTATGGGAAAGAAGACGCCGCTCCCAGACGGCGGCGACCCGTACGCGGCACTCTGTCCCGGACCCCGCGTCCGACCCCGGGGAACGGGGATTAGGAGCGCTGGACCAACGCGATTCCGCACGTGATCATGGCGAGACCGGTCACGTCCCGCAACGAGACGTGTTCGGCGAGCAGCATCGCGCCGAGCGCCAGGCCAAACACGGGTGTCAAGAAGTAGTACGCGCTCACGCGACTCGCTTCGCCGCGCGCGAGGAGGGTGAACCAGAGCAACGACGCGCCGACGCTGATCACCAGGACCAGGTACGCGAACGACGCGACGAGCCCGCGTGTCACGACGAGCCGGAGCGGTCCTTCCAGCATTGCCGCCGCGGGAATCAGCAGCGCCGAGGCACTCGCGAGTTGGGCAGCGTTGATGACGAGCAGGTCGTGCCTGGACTGGATGCGCTTGAAGACGATCGTAGAGAGGACGAGCGCGACCGTGCCCGCGATCGCCAACGCCACGTCGATCGGCCGGGCCGCCTGCGTGCCGGCGCGCGTCACCATCATCGCGACCACGCCGGCAAATCCCAGTGCGGTTCCGAGCGCCTTGCGCGCGGTCAACGGTTCGTCGAGCAGCCGCGGCGCCAGCAGGGCGAGGATCAGCGGATTCAGACTCGCGATGATCGCGCCCATGCCCGACGAGAGGTGCTCGAGCGCCAAATAATTCAGTCCCAAGTAGCAGGCGTTGGCCAGCGCCCCGAGGAGCGCCGGCTCGAACCACGCGGCCGCCGTCGTCGGCAGACGCCGGCGCATCGCGACCGCAAGGGCGGAGAGTATCAGGGCGGCGGCGAAGAAGCGGAACACCAGCATCCACAGCGGTTGGGCTTCTGTCGCCAGGATCTTGCTCGGCACGAACGCCGAGGCCCACAGGAAGACGTACAGGATCGCCAGCGTCGCGCCGCCCGAGCGGGCTGGGACGGCGGCGCGGCGGTCGGGGTGCGCCATGCCTCACAGCGTAGCCGCTTGTTCGCCGGGTTGCAAAGGAGCAGCGGAGACCCCCGACTGATGACGGACGCCGACGGCCTGCCGACTCCCCAACGGTACTGGGCGATCCTGACGGTCGCCATTGCGCTCGCGATGTCGGCGCTCGACGGCGCCATCGCCAACGTCGCGCTGCCGACGATCGCCACGGACCTTCGCGCGAGCGCGGCGTCGTCGATCTGGGTCGTGAACGCCTACCAACTGGCGGTGATGATGTCGCTCACATCGTTCGCCGCGCTCGGAGACATCATCGGCTACCGGCGTGTCTACGTGATGGGGCTCGCCGTGTTCACGCTGGCGTCGCTGCTGTGCGCGCTGTCACACTCGCTGACGGGACTGGCGCTGGCGCGGGGACTGCAGGGCTTCGGCGCGGCGGGCATCATGAGCGTGAACGCGGCCCTCGTCCGGTTCACGTATCCCCGCGCGCGGCTGGGACAGGGGATCGGGTTGAACACGCTCGTGATCGCGACCTCGTCGGCCGCCGGGCCGACGGTGGCGGCCGGGGTACTCGCGGTCGCGTCGTGGCCGTGGTTGTTCCTGATCAACGTGCCGCTCGGTGCCGTCGCGTTCGTCCTGGCGGTGCGCGCCCTCCCGCGCACCGAACCTTCCGGGCACCGGTTTGACGTCGCGAGCGCCGTGCTCAGCGCGATGTGTTTCGGCCTGCTGATCGTCGGCATCGACAGCCTCGGGCACGGCTTCGGCGTCGCCGCGGTGGCCGCCGAACTGGCCGGTGCGGGTGTGCTGGGGACGGTACTCGTGCGACGGCAGGCCGGGCTGGCCATGCCCATGGTGCCAGTCGACTTGTTCAGGCGGCCGATCTTCGCGCTGTCCGCCCTGACGTCCGTGTGCTCGTTTACCGCGCAGGGGCTGGTATTTGTGGCGCTGCCGTTTTATTTCCAAGACGTCCTTGGTCGGTCGCAGGTTGAGACCGGTCTCTTGATGACGCCGTGGCCGCTCGCGGTCGCCGCGATCGCGCCCATCGCGGGCCGCCTCGCGGACCGCCGCCCCGCGGGCGTCCTCGGCGGCGTCGGCTTGGCGATGCTCAGCGCGGGGCTGGTGCTGGTGGCGCTGTTACCAGCGCATCCGACCGCCTCCGACATTGTCTGGCGTATGGGGATCTGCGGGTTCGGCTTCGGGTTCTTCCAGTCCCCGAACAATCGTGCCATCATCTCCAGCGTGCCGCGCGAGCGGAGCGGAAGCGCCGGCGGGGTCGTCGCCACGGCGCGGTTGTTGGGGCAGACGACCGGTGCGGCACTGGTTGCGCTCGTGTTCGGGCTCATCGCCGAGCATCCGGGGGGCATGGGTCGTGGGACGACCGTCGCCGTGGTGCTCGCGGCGTGCTTCGCCGCGATCGGCGCCGGGGTGAGCAGTCTGCGGCTGGTCGAGTTCCGAGACGCGGCGTGACGTCCGGGGGCGACCCGCTTCGGCGGTTGCGGCGGCACGTGATCGACACGGCGCCGTTGCGCGAGTTCCGAGAGTTCCGACTGCTGTGGATCGGGCAGTCGGTCTCCAACCTGGGCAACCGGGTCACCCAGGTCGCGCTGGCGTTTCAAGTCTATCAGCTCACGGGATCGTCGCTTGCGGTCGGGCTGCTCGCGCTGGCCAGGGTCGTGCCGCTGCTCGCGTGCTCCTTGCTTGGCGGGGCGATCGCGGACGCGGTGGATCGACGCCGCTGGCTGCTCTGGGCCCAAACCGCCGCGGCGGCGGGTTCGCTTGCGCTGGCGGTCAATACCTTCGCGTCGCCCCGTCTCTGGGCGATCTACGCGCTGACGGCGGCGCTGTCTGCGGTGCGCGCGTTGTACTCGCCCGGGCTCGGATCGCTGGTGCCGCTCCTCGTGCCGCGCGCGCAGCTGCCCGCGGCACTCGCGCTCAACACCGTCTACGGCACCGCGGCGGCGCTCGTCGGGCCCGTCCTCGGCGGGGTGCTGATCACCCGCCTTGGGGTCGGGGGCGCGTACCTCGTCGATGTCGGGACGTACACTGCGGCCCTGGCCGCCCTCGCGGCGATGGCTCCGGTTCCGCCCGTGCGGGGCACCCCGCCGCCCGGGCTCGGCTCGATCCGCGAAGCGCTGCGCTTCCTCAAAGGGCGGCCGGTGCTCCAATCGACGTTCCTCGTCGACCTCAACGCCATGGTCTTCGGCATGCCGACGTCGCTCTTTCCGGCACTCGCCGCGCGCGTCGGAGGTGGCGCGCAGGTGCTCGGCCTGCTGTATGCGGCGCCGTACGCGGGGGCGCTACTGGCGTCGCTGATGAGCGGTGGGGTCGGCCGGGTCCGCCGCCAGGGGCGGGCCGTCATGGTGGCCGTGGTCATGTGGGGTGCGGCGATCGCGGCGTTCGGGTTCGCCCGCTCGCTGTGGGTGATGGCCGTCTTGCTGGTTCTCGCCGGCGCAGCCGATTTCGTCAGCGCGGTGTTCCGCGATACGATCGCGCAGGCGGTGGTGCCGGACGCCATGCGCGGTCGTCTGTCCGGCATGGAAGAGGCCGTCGTCGCGTCCGGGCCGGAACTCGGCGACATCGAGGCGGGCGTCGTCGCGTCGCTCGTGAGCATCCCCTTCTCGATTGTCTCGGGCGGGCTCGCCTGTATCGTCGGGGTCGCCGCTCTGGCGCTCGCCGTCCCGGAGTTTCACCGGTACGACACGCAACACCCGACGCCGTAGTCCGGGCGAACTCGACCGCGGGTGTGGGATCGCCGAGCCGTGTGCGTCAGCGCGGCACCGTGGCGACCCGGCGGCGGCCGGTCCAGAGGAACCACGTGCCCCACGCGATCAGGACGAGCGCGGCCATCTGTCCAAGCGTGAGCACGACCACCGTGCGGTCGTCGCTGCGCAGCAGATCCAGGAGGACCCGGAGCACCGACGAGGCGACGATCGCCGACCAGAACAGCGCGCCGTCGAACGCGCGGTGCCGCGCCCGCCCGAGGATCCAGGCGAGAATCGCCGCGGTGCCCGCCATCTCGTAGAGCGGCAGCGGGTGGCGCGGCCCGCCCGGCACGCCGGGCACCGCGACGCCCCAGGGGAGCGAGGTCGGGTCGCCGAAGAGCTCGCCGTTCATGAAGTTGCCCCAGCGCACCAGGATGATCGCCACAAGGACCGCCGGCGCCATGGCGTCGAGGACGCGCCACATCGGGAGCCGATGCCGCCCGCACCACCACCAGAGAAACAGCAGCCCCGCCGCGATCGAGCCGTGAGACGCCAAGCCGGCGTACGGCGGCAGGACGGCCGCGAGCGGGTCGTGCACGAACTCGCCGGGGTGGGAGAGGACGTACGCGAGGCGCGCGCCCACGAGCAGAGAGGCGAGAAACGGCACGGCGAGATGCTCGGTGATCAGCGTCCGGGAGACACCGAATCGTTCACCGAAATGCGCGGTAATCGGCACCGACAGAAACAGGGCGAGGCCCATCATGACGCCGTACCATCGCAGGGTGAACACGCCGAAGTGGGCGAGGGTCGGATGCATGCAGGCTCAGTATATCATCGAACGCGACGCCGGCACGCGCGTGTGGGACGGCGTCGAAGGGGGGCGCACGACATGGGCACGCGATCGGGACCGCCCGGGCGCCGTTTGAACGGCAGCGCCGACGCGCTGGCGCGGCGCGACCTCGCCAGGTTTCGCGATGACACCTTCGGGGAGCGGAACTGGGGGCACAAGGGATTGCGCGCCGCGCTGCGGGGGGTGTCGCTGGAGGAGGCCCTCTGGACACCCGGCCGCGGCGTCCACTCAGTATGGGAGCAGATCAACCACGTCGCGCACTGGAAGCGCTACGTCTTGGAGCGCCTGCACGGCCGCAGCCGACAGACGAATCAGGCGTGGCCGGCCGCGGGGCGGACGGCCGGCGATCTCCGCCGTGCGATCGTTGCGCTCGACCGGCTCCACCGCGCCCTGCAGCACGCGATCCTCCGGCTGTCCCCCGGAGCGTTCGAGGCAGGCGCCGGGCCGCGGTACTCGACGACCCAGTTGCTGCTCGGCGAGGCGGCGCACGACGCGTATCATACCGGCCAGATCTTCCTCACGCGAAGACTCTACCGCCAGCGCCGTCGGGCCGTGTGAAGCGCGCGCTGATCGCCTCGCCGCCGCGCGGCCGCACGCGACCGTCCGTTTACGACGCCACGCGTACCACCAATTTACCGAAGTTGCGACCCTGCAGCAGGCCGATGAACGCGTCGGGCGCGCGCTCCAACCCCTCGACGATGTCCTCTCGGTATTTCACGCGACCGTCGCGAACCCACGCCGAGACGTCGCGCAGGAAACCGCCGATCCGTTCGGCGTGGTCGGACACGATGAACCCGCGCACGGTGAGACGCTTGCTGAGCACCGACGAGAAGTTGGGCCCGGGTTGCGGGACCGCGTCGTTGTATTGCGCGATGAGACCGCACACCGGCACGCGCGCAAAATCGTTGAGGAGCGGCCAGACCGCGCGCTGGACCGCGCCACCGACACTCTCGAAGTAGACGTCGACGCCGTCCGGGCAGGCCCGCGCGAGCGCCTCGCCGAGCTCCGGCGCACGGTGGTCGACGCACGCGTCGAGGCCGAGCACGTCGACGGCGTAGCGGCACTTCTCGTCGCCGCCGGCGACTCCGACGACGCGACATTCCTTGATCTTTGCGATCTGGCCGACCACGGACCCGACCGCTCCTGACGCGGCCGACACGACCACGGTCTCCCCCGCACGCGGCCGGCCGATGTCGAGGAGGCCGACGTACCCCGTCATCCCCGGCATGCCGAGCACGCCAACCGCGGTGGAGATCGGGGCGAGCGTTGGATCCAGTTTGCGGAGCCCCCGGCCGGGCAGGACCGCGTAGTCCTGCCAGCCTCCCGAACCGACGACAATGTCGCCGACGGCAAAGCCAGGATCGCGCGTGGCGACGACCCGTGCGACGGTGCCGCCGACCATGACCCCACCGATCGGCACCGGCCGGGCGTAGGACTTCTTGTCGCTCATCCGGCCCCGCATGTAGGGATCGAGGGAGAGCCACAGGGTACGGGTCAACACCTCGCCGTCATCCGGCTCCGCGATCGGACCTTCCTCCATCGCAAAGTTCGCCGGTGTCGGCGGTCCGTCCGGTCGACTCTTGAGCACGATCCGTCGGTTGACGGATGACCCTGGCATGGTTCCCCTCCGCGGTGACGTCCTGCTGCGTCCGGGCGCACACCGGTGACGTACGCATTGCACGGTCACCGTCCGCCTTCCTTCGCGTACACCGGATGACGGTTTCCCGCGCGATCTGCACGGCGGGATCGCCGCACGAAGACATCGGATTTTTCGCGTCTCTTTCTTGACATGCTTGTGGGCGCGTGCTAACGTAGGCTCAAACTTCATAGCAACCCTTATCAAGAGTGGTCGAGGGACGGGCCCGATGACACCCGGCAGCCTACCAGGTACCCGCCTGGTGTGGTGCTAACTCCCGCGGAAGATCCAATTCCGGTAGATAAGAGGGAGTGATCCCCCTCGGAGTTGGAGGGGGCTTTTTGTTGTGCGCGTGCGGTGATTCTGGGCCTCCGGCCGTCGCCTGTTTCCGTCGAGGGAACAGCCAACCTGCGATCGGGTGGAGTGAAAGGGGAGGGGAGAGATGGGAGTTGTCGGGCTCGCGTGCCGGGAGTGCGGGAGGCGCTATCCGGTTGAGCCGATCTTTGTTTGCGAGCACTGTTTCGGCCCGCTGGAAGCGCAATACGACAATGGAGACCTGAGCGGTCCCGCTCTTCGCGACAGTATCGAACGCGGTCCGGCATCGATCTGGCGTTACGAGGCACTGCTGCCCGCGACGCGCGTCCCGGAATGGGACCTCGCGCCGGGCTTCACCCCGCTGGTGCGCGCGGAGCGCCTCGGCCGCGCGATCGGGTTGAACGATCTCTACATCAAGA is a genomic window containing:
- a CDS encoding ABC transporter substrate-binding protein, giving the protein MRRGVAIGLAIFLMGVWAVAPGRSAPAYGPQQTVVIAQDITSVVSLDPQVGYEFLIPVHNVYSNLVQFTTGNLTQVKPQLAQSYQVSKDGQTYTFHLRHGVKFASGNLLTADDVVYTFERVVNIPKDPASWLITQMGLDPKNVDQDVKATDPYTVVITLPKPFSPGAFLSIMANAVAGIVDSKTVKAHVQNGDWGAGWLTDHSAGSGPFQLARWERLVAIEIVANPNYNLGPAPSIKRVVWPNITENTVQRDALGRGDVDLAHDLSAPQLAALRKETKYYVAQIPDLGMEYLGMDVKNVPALQKPQVRQAVRWAIDYDGIVKDLLAGNGLPLQGVIPKGLFGYTPDIPFHRDVAKAKSLLQEGGAGSGFTADLLAPTGTAAGGVAAADLAAKIKNDLAAIGVTINIRQVAADELYKTYRGQQSQMVLVNWFVDYPDPDDFAKPFADYTQKSLAWRLQYYSDPAAKLADDAGSMENTPQRGAIYKRLNDMMTTDGPFAILYQPMISYGVSGRIHNMVFDAVNGPDFQTMTKQ
- the nikC gene encoding nickel transporter permease, with protein sequence MSSTPISIRRSGTPERGTAELSPARAVWRMLRRSPLTLSGTMVIVLFAGIAFLAPWLALQSPIAQDLSQRLAPPTLHHPFGTDSLGRDVYSRVVYGARISVVSGIAVVTAAITFGTAAGTLAGWRGAWWDEALMRVTDMFLAFPSLVLALAISAILGPSLTNALIAIAVTSWPPYGRLARAQVLSLRSRDYVEAARAEGATDVKIIFRHLIPNAIAPLLVQATLDVGNIILIAAGLSFIGFGAQPPTPEWGLMVSEGRRFLMEQWWIATSPAIAILALVLGFNLVGDGIRDVLDPRLRKMT
- a CDS encoding alpha/beta hydrolase; translation: MSTGAAAQELDLEVGGGRLHAIRRGPASGEPVLCLPGLTANARGFDLIGDRLAAEGLRPVALDLRGRGRSELTGPGTYGWPAHARDVLDAADRLGAARFALVGWSMGAFVAVQAAALAPGRITRAVLVDACGQPPADAIPLIQRAVDRLGIVHLSVERYLDLLRGLGTITPWHPLWDAYFRYELVETAGGVRARTSREAVLEDLAYGERHDPRALWPALTMPVLLLLALRPLIPGGPGIVAAEDRERFVREVSGARVVAVDANHYGIATHPATADAIAAFLRGRSM
- a CDS encoding DMT family transporter — translated: MAHPDRRAAVPARSGGATLAILYVFLWASAFVPSKILATEAQPLWMLVFRFFAAALILSALAVAMRRRLPTTAAAWFEPALLGALANACYLGLNYLALEHLSSGMGAIIASLNPLILALLAPRLLDEPLTARKALGTALGFAGVVAMMVTRAGTQAARPIDVALAIAGTVALVLSTIVFKRIQSRHDLLVINAAQLASASALLIPAAAMLEGPLRLVVTRGLVASFAYLVLVISVGASLLWFTLLARGEASRVSAYYFLTPVFGLALGAMLLAEHVSLRDVTGLAMITCGIALVQRS
- a CDS encoding MFS transporter; translated protein: MTDADGLPTPQRYWAILTVAIALAMSALDGAIANVALPTIATDLRASAASSIWVVNAYQLAVMMSLTSFAALGDIIGYRRVYVMGLAVFTLASLLCALSHSLTGLALARGLQGFGAAGIMSVNAALVRFTYPRARLGQGIGLNTLVIATSSAAGPTVAAGVLAVASWPWLFLINVPLGAVAFVLAVRALPRTEPSGHRFDVASAVLSAMCFGLLIVGIDSLGHGFGVAAVAAELAGAGVLGTVLVRRQAGLAMPMVPVDLFRRPIFALSALTSVCSFTAQGLVFVALPFYFQDVLGRSQVETGLLMTPWPLAVAAIAPIAGRLADRRPAGVLGGVGLAMLSAGLVLVALLPAHPTASDIVWRMGICGFGFGFFQSPNNRAIISSVPRERSGSAGGVVATARLLGQTTGAALVALVFGLIAEHPGGMGRGTTVAVVLAACFAAIGAGVSSLRLVEFRDAA
- a CDS encoding ABC transporter permease, with translation MSFPQFLARRTGLTVFVLFGVTIITFLLSHVVPADPVVAYLGDHAPPAMVEQVRHQLGLDRPLPVQFGIYLGGLLHGNLGISIMNSRPVSQDLAQYLPATAELSSAAMLVAILIGVPTGIVSALHKDGWADQVARVFALGGASLPVFYVALLLLGLLYSRLGVLPGPGQLSLYTSPPPAITGMVAVDALLSGDWPALGDALRHLVLPAFVLGYASTGIITRMTRSSMLEVMRQDYVRTARAKGVVELRVVLRHALRNALLPTVTVIGLTYGNLLSGAVLTETIFSWPGIGRYATNSVTNIDIPAVLGVTLVIAIIYSIANLVVDVLYAYLDPQIRYT
- a CDS encoding branched-chain amino acid ABC transporter permease, whose translation is MRRGAGVVGLLGALAAVPFVTLSVPVIFPAPVNAPGTLQLLALCLVFGGVALSYALLFGYTGLLSFGHALFFATGAYTIDVALSRWQWPLLPALAVTAVVSLILPLILGAVALRVSGIAFAMVTLAFAQAGSILAFSNPGGLTGGEEGLGLVVDRLPARLVGVVNTRYLYWVALGYLVVACVVSWRAVTSRPGRIWPAIRENELRVEVLGATPYGYKLLAFVIGCFLASLGGIVYVLLTGGASPGITTANLSLALLLMVVLGGTGSLWGAVLGGVFYEYLDFRLVALAGSRAIHALPGWFSVPLGQPLFILGMLFILLVLFFPGGIAGISDRYRVARAPHRRMLRNEEGTS